The Chlamydiota bacterium genome segment TTTTTGTACCCACGACTTAAGACAGCAACTTTTCTCCCTCCCTGACTTAAAGACCGGGCCAACATCTCCACCACAGGAGTCTTTCCTGTCCCTCCAACAGTAATATTGCCAACACTAATCACAGGACATCCTAGAATGATTTTCCGAAAAAATCGATGTCGATACATCCAAAGGCGAAAACCAACGACAGCTCCATAGAGCTTAGAAAGGGTTAAAAGAACGGTTCTGACTGCATCCGCTTTTCTTCCCTTGGCTTCCCCTTTAATAATTCTAACTATCTTATCTTCAATACGTTGCATAAAATATCCTAATCATAAATAGGTCAAAAAACGGGAACAGGATAGCATTTTTCGGCATAAAAATCGATTTAAAATTTGGGAGGAGAAAAGTGTTTAGCTAACAGTTGAAGAATTTCAAATGTCAAATCTCAAATAACAAATGAAATCCAAAATCCAAATGGCCAACAAGTTCCCTTCAGTCATTTGATATTCATTTGAACTTTGGATTTTGACATTTGTCATTGATTTTTCATTCCTGTCTTTCACTATCAATCTTCATAAGAAGTTGAAGGGTTCGCTCAACTGCGCCCTGGTTGGCAGCCAGGATTTCTTTGGCCCGACTTCCTATCTTCTGTCGTTTGGAAGGCCAACGTAGTAGATCAGATAGAACCTCTTCTAAAGAAGATGCGTCTTGGACTTGAACTGCACCACCCCCTTCCACAAAACCAGCGGCCATATCTCGAAAATTTTCCATATGAGGACCAAAAACAATGGGTTTTCCACAGCGAGCGGGTTCTAAAAAATTCTGACCGCCTTTTCGGGTCAGACTTTTTCCCATAAAAACCACATCGGCGATCCAATAGAGTCTTTCTAATTCACCCACGGTATCCAACACCAATACCCTCTTAGAAGAAGAACCATTCTCTCCTTTTGTCCTCAAGTGAAAAGAAATTCTATTATCTTCTAAAATTTTGATCACCTCTAAGGATCTTTCTGGATGACGGGGAACTAAAATCAAATAAAGATGGGAAAATTCTTTCAACAAATTTTGGTAAATTTTGATTAAGAGGTTTTCTTCACCTGGATGAGTACTTCCACCAATCAAAATCAAAGACTCCGACGGAAATCCTAAACCCTGTCTCAGAGTGTCTCTTTGTGAAAGGGTCATTTCAACAAACTGATCTTTCTCATATTTTAGATTACCCACCACATGAAGATTTTGACCAGGAGCACCCAGTGTGAGCACTTTTTCTTTTTCTTTTAAGGTCGGAACCGTAATCAAAGAAAGGCGAGAGAAAAAATTCTTAACCAAAATTTTTGCCTTTTGATATCGGCGATAGGAGCGTAAAGACATCCTTACATTGATCAACGCAACAGGAATCTTCTTACGAAAAAGCTGCCATAGACAATTGGCCCAAAGCTCACTTTCAACCAAAATAAAAAGAGAGGGATGAATGACCCGAATGGCACGCCTCACTGAAAAATAAAAGTCTAATGGAAAATAAAGAACGGTAACTGAACCTTTAACATTTTCTCGAGCGACACGATTTCCTGTACGAGTAACGGTCGTTAAAACAAGATGATATTGAGGCATCGCGTTTTGGATTTGAGCCATCAAGGGTAAAACAGCTTTGACCTCTCCTACTGAAGCCGCATGAATCCAAAGGGTGTTAAGACCTTTCAATTTTTCTTCAGGCTCACGTCCATAGAACCCCAGACGCATGACAAGACCCTCACGCCACTTGTCTGAACGAATCAACTTATATAAAAAATAAGGACTGGCCAGAACGAAGCCCAGCATAAAAAGTGCATTGTATAAGAGAATCATTCTGATGCCCCTCCCTAAGAAAACAGTAAGTAGTAGGTAGTAAATACTATTTACTGTCTTTTGGATATTCTCCAATAAAATCTCTCATGAGGCCATATTCCCACATGGTTTCGACGCTGGCGACAGCGGCCCGCAATTCTACCGCAATCAATGGAATGCCTGCCAGAGAAATAATGATATCGGCATTGATCACCAGCCCTTTGTCCAAAACTCGATCCAATAAATCTACGAGCGTCGCTCGACCTTGACGTGTTGGTTCCATCTGTCGCTTCGCTCCTTTTCTTAGATATCAGAAATCAGATGTCAGATGTCAGAAAATTAGTAAGGTACCTTAGTTTTTCTGTCTTCTGTCTTCACACAAATGAATAAGGCGGCCAAGGTCCTGTGAAACGAACGTCAAAACCTTGGATTTTCCCGATCTTTTCCAGTTCTTTCCCGAGAAGCACCCCTTCGTCTTTCTCTTGCAGGCAGGAGAGATTCATGATCATTTGTTTGGGTGGATTCTCTCGTCTGACTTTTTCAACATGTATTTCTCCAACACAATTTCGGATACGCTGATAAAAATCCTTAAAATAAACATTGGCCGCCTCTTCCAATCGCTTCTTAATGATTTCAGCGAGTTTTCTTTCCAAAAGATAAGCGACCCCTTTGGGTTTGGACTGGATTTCTTTCTCCAGATCCTGAATTTCTTTGTCACTGCGTTTAATTTTAGGAAGAATCCCCGCAGGATCCCATATCACCTGTACTCCATACTCCGCTTTATTTTTTAGGCGCTTCAATTTTCCACGAAGCTCTTCAGATTCTCTTTCGATCCAAGCCTTAAGATTTTCACTCGCAGTCTTTCCATCCATTGACTTGATCATCATTCCAAAACCAAATGGCAGAACAGTCTCATAACGCTCCCAGGCGATATCCACCACATTTTGATGAATCAAGAGCCAGTCCGCGAGAACTTTTTGATCCTCAGACTTAAGGGATTTCGGTTCGCATTCCTCAACAACTGCAATGAGGCCTCGATGGGAAAAGGCCTCGACAGGCTGTCCTCCAAGACCCCGAAGTTCCAGAGGCTCTTCCTGATTCCCTTGGGCGAGGCAATAGATATAGAGACCTTTATCGGTCATCATTTTTCGCTCCCAAATCCTGAACTGGATTCTGGATTTCCTTATTTGTTTGGCAAGACCGGGCGATTCCACAAGGATCCGTTAAGCCCTGAACCATTGAATCTACCAAATCATCCAATCCTTCACGAACTGATCGGACCGCCTCCTCTACCCCTTGCTCTTCTTTCAAATGCTCAATCGCCTTATCCAACTCCATGAGGGTAACTCCAAGCCGATTGATTTCGTCTTCAGTAAGTTGCCCCCCTTCCATTCTTTTAAGGGCTTGAATCCTTAAGGTGTCTCGAATCACCTCCACAATGGCTAAAACCAAGCCGAAGAGACCTTGTTTTAAATCTTTATCGTTAATTTCGAGTTTCATGATGAGGTTAACTTACGTATCTTTCTTTCCAAACCGTCTATTAATTTCCTCTCGAATTTGTTTTATTCGACCCCCGAATATTTTGCTGTTCTGAGCCTTTTGAAAGAAGGAATCAAAGCCCGGAATCACCTTGCCAACCTTCTTCAAAATTTCGTCT includes the following:
- a CDS encoding GvpL/GvpF family gas vesicle protein; the encoded protein is MMTDKGLYIYCLAQGNQEEPLELRGLGGQPVEAFSHRGLIAVVEECEPKSLKSEDQKVLADWLLIHQNVVDIAWERYETVLPFGFGMMIKSMDGKTASENLKAWIERESEELRGKLKRLKNKAEYGVQVIWDPAGILPKIKRSDKEIQDLEKEIQSKPKGVAYLLERKLAEIIKKRLEEAANVYFKDFYQRIRNCVGEIHVEKVRRENPPKQMIMNLSCLQEKDEGVLLGKELEKIGKIQGFDVRFTGPWPPYSFV
- a CDS encoding gas vesicle protein K; translated protein: MKLEINDKDLKQGLFGLVLAIVEVIRDTLRIQALKRMEGGQLTEDEINRLGVTLMELDKAIEHLKEEQGVEEAVRSVREGLDDLVDSMVQGLTDPCGIARSCQTNKEIQNPVQDLGAKNDDR
- a CDS encoding 3-deoxy-D-manno-octulosonic acid transferase — encoded protein: MILLYNALFMLGFVLASPYFLYKLIRSDKWREGLVMRLGFYGREPEEKLKGLNTLWIHAASVGEVKAVLPLMAQIQNAMPQYHLVLTTVTRTGNRVARENVKGSVTVLYFPLDFYFSVRRAIRVIHPSLFILVESELWANCLWQLFRKKIPVALINVRMSLRSYRRYQKAKILVKNFFSRLSLITVPTLKEKEKVLTLGAPGQNLHVVGNLKYEKDQFVEMTLSQRDTLRQGLGFPSESLILIGGSTHPGEENLLIKIYQNLLKEFSHLYLILVPRHPERSLEVIKILEDNRISFHLRTKGENGSSSKRVLVLDTVGELERLYWIADVVFMGKSLTRKGGQNFLEPARCGKPIVFGPHMENFRDMAAGFVEGGGAVQVQDASSLEEVLSDLLRWPSKRQKIGSRAKEILAANQGAVERTLQLLMKIDSERQE
- a CDS encoding gas vesicle protein, which translates into the protein MEPTRQGRATLVDLLDRVLDKGLVINADIIISLAGIPLIAVELRAAVASVETMWEYGLMRDFIGEYPKDSK